One window of the Labilibaculum sp. genome contains the following:
- a CDS encoding peptidase domain-containing ABC transporter, which yields MKKKFPHFRQLDAMDCGPTCLRMIASHFGKNFSLQSLRDKSHITREGVSMLGIADAAESIGLRTMGVRISYEQLQDDATLPAICHWGQNHFVVVHKIEVKKKTTTVHVADPASGLLKFTKEEFIKSWASTQSQGELKGLCLLVETTPDFYAQGDEDISNKKSIGFLLKYLRPYHKFLVQLALGMLFGSMLQLIFPFLTQSIVDVGINTQNLSFIYLVLIAQLVLFISRMSVEFIRSWILLHISTRINISLISDFLIKLMKLPIGFFDIKMIGDLLQRIQDHTRIESFLTSSTLSILFSMVNLVIFGIVLAIYDMQIFFVFVIGSVLYLIWVNLFLRKRRELDGKRFAQLSNNQNSLVQLITGMQEIKLNNCEKQKRWEWEQIQAELFKVRTKGLALNQYQVSGSIFFNETKNIIITFLAAKSVLDGGMTLGMMLAVSYILGQLNSPLDNLVQFIHSWQDAKISLERLGEIHEMKEEEMPNEDRLTEIPEEKAIDIEKVFFQYEGPHSEMVLDDVNLKIEDGKTTAIVGASGSGKTTLIKLMLGFYPTTKGRISLGGVSLENYSSAMWRQNCGVVMQDGFIFSDTIAKNIAVGVENIDKKRLLYAVQVACIDLFIESLPLRYNTRIGANGHGLSQGQKQRILIARAVYKNPKFLFFDEATNALDANNEKAIMNNLEEFNKGRTVVVVAHRLSTVRSADKIIVLDKGKIVEEGTHTDLTKLKGTYYQLVKNQLELGN from the coding sequence TTGAAGAAAAAATTCCCCCATTTCCGCCAATTGGATGCCATGGATTGTGGCCCGACTTGCCTGCGCATGATTGCCTCACATTTTGGTAAAAACTTCAGTCTACAGTCCTTACGTGATAAATCGCACATTACCCGCGAGGGAGTTTCGATGTTGGGCATTGCTGATGCGGCTGAAAGTATTGGCCTGCGCACCATGGGCGTTCGCATTAGCTACGAGCAGTTACAGGATGATGCTACGCTTCCGGCTATTTGCCATTGGGGGCAAAATCATTTTGTGGTGGTGCACAAAATCGAGGTAAAAAAGAAGACAACAACGGTTCATGTTGCCGATCCGGCATCTGGATTGCTAAAGTTTACCAAAGAGGAATTTATTAAGTCGTGGGCAAGTACACAAAGTCAGGGGGAACTGAAAGGCTTGTGTTTGTTGGTGGAAACCACACCCGATTTTTACGCGCAGGGCGACGAGGATATTTCCAACAAAAAGAGCATTGGTTTTCTGTTAAAATATCTAAGGCCGTACCATAAGTTTTTGGTGCAATTGGCACTGGGAATGTTGTTTGGGAGTATGCTGCAACTGATTTTTCCATTCCTTACCCAATCCATAGTCGATGTAGGTATCAATACGCAAAACCTGAGTTTTATCTATTTGGTTTTAATTGCTCAATTAGTGCTGTTTATCTCTCGAATGTCGGTGGAATTCATCCGAAGCTGGATACTTTTGCACATCTCAACACGAATAAACATCTCATTAATATCCGACTTTTTAATCAAGTTGATGAAATTGCCCATTGGCTTTTTCGATATTAAAATGATCGGTGATTTATTGCAGCGGATACAGGATCATACCCGAATCGAAAGTTTCCTTACATCATCAACCTTAAGCATCCTGTTTTCGATGGTCAATCTGGTGATTTTTGGAATTGTTTTAGCCATTTACGACATGCAAATCTTTTTTGTTTTTGTAATTGGATCGGTTTTGTATCTAATATGGGTGAATCTTTTTCTGCGAAAACGTCGAGAATTGGATGGGAAACGATTCGCTCAGTTATCGAACAATCAGAATTCATTGGTTCAGTTAATTACCGGAATGCAGGAAATTAAGCTGAACAACTGTGAGAAACAAAAGCGTTGGGAGTGGGAGCAAATACAGGCTGAATTGTTTAAGGTGAGAACCAAAGGTTTGGCTTTGAATCAGTATCAGGTTTCCGGTTCTATTTTTTTCAACGAAACTAAGAATATCATCATCACCTTTTTAGCGGCCAAGTCGGTACTCGATGGCGGCATGACTTTGGGTATGATGTTGGCGGTGTCGTACATTTTGGGTCAATTGAATTCCCCGCTTGATAATTTGGTGCAGTTTATTCATTCGTGGCAGGATGCTAAAATTTCGCTCGAGCGTTTGGGTGAAATTCACGAGATGAAGGAGGAAGAAATGCCAAATGAGGATCGCTTAACAGAGATTCCCGAAGAAAAGGCCATTGACATCGAAAAGGTATTCTTTCAGTACGAAGGTCCACATTCCGAAATGGTTTTGGATGATGTTAATTTGAAGATAGAAGATGGAAAAACCACTGCAATTGTTGGTGCATCGGGTAGTGGAAAAACCACTTTAATTAAGCTGATGTTGGGATTTTATCCAACTACAAAAGGAAGAATTTCCTTGGGCGGAGTTAGTCTCGAAAATTACAGCTCAGCCATGTGGCGGCAGAATTGTGGTGTGGTGATGCAGGATGGTTTTATCTTTTCGGATACCATCGCCAAAAACATTGCCGTTGGAGTGGAGAATATTGATAAAAAGAGATTGTTGTATGCGGTTCAGGTTGCCTGTATCGATCTGTTTATTGAAAGTTTGCCGTTGCGCTACAATACACGAATTGGTGCCAATGGTCATGGTTTAAGCCAAGGGCAAAAGCAACGGATTTTAATTGCCAGGGCAGTCTATAAAAACCCAAAATTTTTGTTTTTCGATGAAGCAACCAATGCCTTGGATGCAAACAACGAAAAGGCAATCATGAACAATCTGGAGGAGTTCAATAAAGGAAGAACTGTTGTTGTTGTGGCTCATCGCTTAAGTACTGTTCGTAGTGCCGATAAAATAATTGTTCTGGATAAAGGAAAAATTGTTGAGGAAGGAACTCATACTGATTTAACAAAATTGAAGGGAACTTATTATCAGTTGGTGAAAAATCAGCTGGAACTCGGCAATTAG
- a CDS encoding S41 family peptidase, with translation MNCFHYYRIIKKIPYQSGVKLKVSKATYKDYSYTEDDFGRLVDLPDSLIVKECPLDSSIYKGDFNYYVLISQQTASMAATFANVIQYNKIGLLVGEPLAHNALNYGETITAERDNSFFTISTVENFEYTKAEEGILNPDISIPFFCE, from the coding sequence ATGAATTGTTTTCATTACTATCGAATAATAAAAAAGATTCCTTATCAGTCAGGCGTTAAATTAAAAGTATCTAAAGCCACCTATAAAGATTATTCTTACACGGAAGATGATTTTGGAAGATTGGTTGACTTGCCGGATTCTCTTATTGTGAAGGAGTGCCCACTGGATAGTTCAATATATAAAGGGGATTTTAATTATTACGTTTTGATAAGTCAGCAGACAGCATCGATGGCAGCTACTTTTGCTAATGTGATACAGTATAATAAAATTGGTTTGCTGGTTGGAGAACCTCTTGCCCATAATGCCTTAAATTATGGGGAGACAATTACAGCAGAGAGAGATAATTCCTTTTTCACAATTTCTACGGTAGAGAATTTTGAGTATACAAAGGCTGAAGAGGGAATTTTAAATCCGGATATTTCGATACCTTTTTTTTGCGAGTGA
- a CDS encoding ROK family protein, with product MQKLAVGIDIGGTNTVFGLVDKRGNILAEDFIFTKKYAVFQAFIDELCDRIQLLAQKFNCELVGIGVGAPNANYLDQCIQDASNLPWKGKFELGKLLSQKLRAPVFVTNDANASAMAEMLFGGAVGMKNFMVLTLGTGLGSGIIVNGELVHGHSGLAGEMGHIIVRPEGRHCGCGRLGCLETYVSATGIKRTVSKLFAKFSYSSELRNIPFNKMSARRLASEAYAGDQIAIEAFEFTGMILGIALANVIALNNPEAIFLSGGLSKAGSLILKPTQYHMEQNLLSVFKGKTQLKLSSVEGNSGVMGSAALVWKVVE from the coding sequence ATGCAAAAGCTGGCTGTTGGGATAGATATTGGCGGAACAAATACGGTTTTTGGTTTGGTCGATAAAAGGGGAAATATACTTGCTGAGGATTTCATTTTCACGAAAAAGTATGCGGTATTTCAAGCTTTCATAGATGAATTATGTGATAGAATTCAGTTACTTGCTCAGAAATTTAATTGCGAATTGGTTGGAATAGGAGTAGGAGCTCCAAATGCAAATTATTTGGATCAATGCATTCAGGATGCCTCGAACCTGCCGTGGAAAGGAAAATTTGAACTGGGTAAGCTTTTGAGTCAAAAATTAAGAGCTCCTGTTTTCGTTACAAATGATGCAAATGCATCCGCAATGGCTGAGATGTTGTTTGGTGGAGCTGTTGGCATGAAAAATTTTATGGTTTTAACCTTGGGAACAGGATTAGGATCGGGAATTATTGTTAATGGCGAATTGGTGCACGGTCATTCAGGTCTTGCCGGAGAGATGGGACATATAATTGTTCGACCTGAAGGCCGGCATTGTGGATGCGGAAGATTGGGTTGTCTGGAAACTTATGTGTCTGCAACAGGAATTAAGAGAACTGTCAGTAAATTGTTTGCAAAATTTTCTTATTCAAGTGAATTGAGAAACATACCGTTTAATAAAATGAGTGCCAGGAGGCTGGCATCAGAAGCTTATGCCGGGGATCAAATTGCGATTGAAGCCTTTGAATTTACGGGTATGATTCTTGGAATCGCTTTAGCGAATGTAATTGCTTTGAATAATCCGGAAGCTATATTTTTGTCTGGAGGTTTATCGAAAGCCGGCAGTTTAATTTTGAAGCCAACACAATATCATATGGAACAGAATTTACTATCTGTTTTTAAAGGGAAAACACAGTTAAAACTGTCTTCTGTTGAAGGAAATTCTGGTGTAATGGGATCAGCAGCACTCGTATGGAAAGTTGTTGAATAA
- a CDS encoding HlyD family efflux transporter periplasmic adaptor subunit has product MDKDTNIELRSDEVKEILQRMPNWIIRSGTTLFFVVIFALLIGSWFFRYPDIIHSKLVLTTLNPPAELVARSSGQIQNLYVNDNQEVKKGDLLAIIENPAVNDDVFVLKTRMEEFHEHLTGVDGIKSNLLEGNFRLGEIQSYYNGFLKSYVDYQRFFDLDYYDRKIESYKDKISKYNLYYDRQYQQKVISESELAISKKQFIRDSSLFVRGVISQSDFQNARKKYLEQSYAFHGTRSSLASTQISISEVNQQIIDLELNKENERKELQNLLIQSFDNLKAQITIWEQKYVLTTPIDGKVSFNRFYSSNQNVKTGERVFTVLPSDSTKIIARVELGVQGAGKVKIGQRVNIKLDNYPYLEYGMLEGTIRSISKVPEDQKYSLDVDFSKGLVTNYGIELDFAQQIEGQAEIITEDLRLLQRIFNPIRSLLKARL; this is encoded by the coding sequence ATGGATAAGGATACAAACATAGAATTACGTTCAGATGAAGTTAAGGAGATTTTGCAGCGCATGCCTAATTGGATCATTCGAAGCGGAACAACTCTTTTTTTCGTTGTTATTTTTGCCCTGCTGATTGGGAGTTGGTTTTTCCGCTACCCGGATATTATTCATTCCAAATTGGTTCTTACCACTTTAAATCCGCCTGCCGAATTGGTTGCACGATCATCCGGACAGATCCAAAATTTGTATGTTAATGATAATCAGGAGGTGAAAAAGGGAGACCTTTTGGCCATTATCGAAAATCCTGCTGTTAATGATGATGTGTTTGTTTTGAAAACAAGAATGGAGGAGTTTCATGAACACCTTACGGGTGTGGATGGCATTAAATCAAATTTGTTGGAAGGCAATTTTCGATTGGGAGAAATTCAGTCGTACTACAATGGATTTTTAAAATCATATGTTGATTATCAGCGCTTTTTTGATTTGGACTATTACGATCGAAAAATAGAATCTTACAAAGACAAAATCAGTAAGTACAATTTGTATTACGACCGGCAATACCAGCAAAAAGTGATTTCTGAAAGTGAATTGGCGATATCAAAAAAGCAGTTTATTCGTGATTCATCTTTATTTGTCCGGGGCGTAATTTCGCAGTCCGATTTTCAAAATGCACGTAAAAAATATCTCGAACAGAGTTATGCTTTTCATGGCACACGTTCTTCGCTTGCCTCTACTCAGATTAGTATTTCGGAGGTAAATCAACAAATCATAGATTTGGAATTGAACAAGGAAAATGAGCGAAAGGAATTACAGAATCTACTCATTCAATCATTCGATAACCTAAAGGCGCAGATAACCATTTGGGAGCAAAAGTATGTGCTTACAACACCTATTGATGGTAAGGTTAGTTTTAACCGGTTTTACAGCTCCAATCAAAATGTTAAAACAGGAGAGCGGGTTTTCACTGTATTGCCTTCAGATTCCACCAAAATTATTGCCAGAGTTGAATTGGGAGTTCAAGGAGCGGGCAAGGTTAAAATTGGACAGCGGGTGAATATAAAACTTGATAATTATCCTTATCTTGAATATGGAATGCTGGAAGGAACCATTCGATCCATATCAAAAGTACCTGAAGATCAGAAATACAGTTTAGATGTTGATTTTTCTAAAGGTTTGGTTACCAATTATGGAATTGAGTTGGATTTTGCTCAACAAATTGAAGGTCAGGCTGAAATAATTACTGAAGATCTTCGGTTATTACAGCGTATTTTTAATCCGATTCGATCATTACTTAAAGCACGTTTGTAA
- a CDS encoding four helix bundle protein, which translates to MKPNPVKDKSYQFSVRIINLYKFLKSDKNEYILSKQILRCGTSVGANIEEAIGGISKKDFIAKLHISYKEARETHYWLRLLKDTEYIDHKMFESLIVDCEEILKLLSKILETTKSNLSQNK; encoded by the coding sequence ATGAAACCGAACCCGGTTAAAGATAAATCTTATCAATTTAGTGTTCGTATTATTAATTTGTATAAATTTTTAAAGAGTGATAAAAATGAATATATTCTGTCAAAACAAATTCTAAGATGTGGGACATCGGTTGGTGCAAATATTGAAGAAGCTATAGGAGGAATATCTAAAAAAGATTTTATTGCAAAATTGCATATCTCATATAAAGAAGCCCGGGAAACACATTATTGGTTGAGATTATTAAAAGATACTGAATATATTGACCATAAAATGTTTGAATCTTTAATTGTGGATTGTGAAGAAATTTTAAAGCTTTTGTCAAAAATTTTAGAAACTACTAAAAGTAATTTGAGTCAAAATAAATAA